CCTAGTAAAATAAATTACAaatgtgtaaaaaatatataaaggatATCTCATGCTGAAACTCTCATATTTAACACCAAGGGTATTCACTAACCCAATGATTTATTTTTAGGTTCATGTTTTACAGCTATGTCATTCTCTTTTTTTATCATCTTATTTGATGAatttatatattttacatgtgatacggccacacagagggccagagataattccAGAACACCTGATTGAACTAGTTGGTCCAGTCAGATTGAAACTCTCATTCTATTGAACCATAGATCCAAACCACCAACATCCCACTAAACAGAACTAGAATGATGCCGTCAACTCTGTAGCTGGCACTGTTGGTGAACTGCTTCCTGTAGCCTGATGTAGAATTAGGAACGGGAACAAACACTCTCTAATGTTGATTTAAGCGATAGAAGAAAAGTGTTCTGAAAGCAACGATTGGGCTCCAGTCCGATGTCTGACAATCACTGACGACACCATATGTAACTGGAGAACAGTAAACAGTTTTGGTTGGCTCTATTGATATAATATGATGTCATGTTGTCTTGGTCTCCCCCATCAGATGCCtctgatctcacactggacccaaacacagcattcAGAGAGCTCTCTCTATCTGAGCAGAACAGGAAGGTGACAAAGGTGAGAGACGAGCAGCCGTAtgctgatcacccagagagatttgactTCTgcagacaggtgctgtgtagagagggtctgactgggcgctgttactgggaggtagagtggagtggggaaGGGGCTGATATAgcagtgacatataaaggaataaACAGGATAGGTGATGGTAATGACTGTGATCTTGGATTCAATGTCAAGTCCTGGAGTGTGCACTGCTCTGATGATGGTTACAATGCCTGGCACAATGACGAGAGTATTGCCAtacctttcccctcctcctcccactcaaacagagtaggagtgtatctggactggcccgctggcactctgtccttctacagcgtCTCCTCTGACGCACTGATCCGCGTGCACACATTCcactccacattcactgagcccctctacccAGGGTTTGGGATTTGGGCGACTGGCTCCTCAGTGATCCTGTGTCAGGTAGAATAGCCTCCTGTTTCCTGGAGAAACTTCAGGGAAGTCACACTCCAGTTCAAACACCTGTAAGCATGACAGAACACACACTTTCAGAATAAAGGGTATGGTTAGGGTACGATATTGTTCCCTGGGGTACAAATATCAACATACACCATTATGTACTTATGTACACATAGTAATCTAGTACAATGGTACATTTTTGTACCCAATATTTTCAATATAAAAGTACAATCATTGGATTCATTGAGTGAAAGTGTTGTACCAGTGGTCCATGTTTATGTTCATTTGAGTTTTGAAGTCTTTATAAAGACGTATATACATATGTAAGAGCATGTGACAATGAAGAGCTGTAAATAATATTATAGCGACATTAACCCAACATTGAGCCACCTTGTCAAGAGGTATGGACCTCTTGGCATGATGGGTATGGTGCTGGCTTAACAGTCACTGGACCTGGGTTCAAATCCTGGTCGGGGCTATCCCCTGAATTTATTACCTATGTGTCAGAAGGGGGATGGTGGAAAGTGTACATGTGAGAGACCTGGTATAGAAAATAGGTATATTTATTAtaaataatttggtgggtgcttatattgtATTTGTCTTATACACATGTGGGAATTAGAAATGAGATGTTCTGCATATCACAATTCCTCCATCATCAACagcaaccctggagcaattagggttaagtgccttgctcaagggccttgttggcttggggattcgaacaaGCAACTTTTCCgttacttgcccaacgctctaacctctaggctacagtACCTGACACCAGCCTTTTTTTCAGACATCCCAGGTTTTGCCACTTAAAATGAACAAAAAGCTTTGTCACCGAGGTTGTACCTTAAAAAGGAACATTTGTACCTTTTTGGCTCTTTTACTGTGCGGACTGCAAGGGTACTATTATGTACCTATAACATAACTAATGAGTAATAACAGGATACCACTAGAGTGACAAGTGTTTCTACCCCTTTAAGTACAATACggtacctttttttctaagagtgcagagACATGTTTTTAAATCAATTATCTTTTTGATATTGTTTTAATTCCTTGGTGTTTGTAAATATTGCCATTGGTAGAACACATATTTGTCAAAATGTCCACACATCAATCCTTTATGCAATTTAAGTGATGAAAGAAGATGTTTTCATTTGCATTTACAAGAATATGGCTTTTCAATAAATGAAGTCCTTCCTGCCTACAgtgcctacctacctacctgtctaACAATGGTTTAGACTATGATTGAAGTGTCTTGTCAGTGAATGTCATTTAGTATGAATATTTTTGATGATGCCTCTTGGCCAGGGCTCCACAGAGCAATAGATGATTTGAATGAACCAGGTATCCATCCAGCCTTTTTACACGAGTAAAGTACATGTTAGATAAAAAATGTCACGGCAGGCCAAATGGAAATAGCTAATTTattggtaaactttccaaatgtcaacaAAAAAAATACTCTAGACAaggttgattatttttgtgtcggtaaaattagttatgcgagaaatggtgatggaaatgcctttatgcacaaatattTATAGAATAATCATCGTATCGAAGTAAACTTTGAGTCACATGATGATATGGTGTGTTGTCCTCCGACTGGGACtcggaaagcatgcagtttactaggctacagatgaaataaatgatgatgaacttcacagggtgcgGAAGTGCACGGTGATAAGCTTGATGctcttttccaataaatatcaagtCTTATTCTGGAGACACGAAAATCGATGCTTGGCTGAAGTTTGACAAATaatcttgctcttttgtccataataatctggTCATGTAGTAGTCTATACCTGCGCTatatctgcgagctgttgactTGTGaacacgtgccaagaccagagggGGCACATTCGCTATGTAGggcaatttttttgtttgtttgtgacataaccatcagtagagttgaaaatgaaatggaaacccatttaaattgtgtttttattCACTACATAGGAATTTAAACACAAAATGTATATTTATGCGTACtatgtcatcacgcacagccttttatctgcaagAAGTCAATTCGATGGAAACACATCAGGtgggaaaatgtaaaaaaaaatttttatgcagatctgtcgccaattggatggaaacctagctagggAAAGAAATGACTTTAGTCTACAATACAACCAGCTAGTGGACATTTGATTTACTCAACACTTTCTCAACTGCCTGGATACAGTTTGGTCCTATGTCTGAGCCATAGAAACATGACTGTGAAGTGAGCGGAATAAAAGGAGGCTAAACTTactgatttggccttgttttcaAGATTGCTCATTAAGAAATGCAGCGGCCATGACTGAAGCCAAACGAGAGTTGTcttggggtgtggtttgatgcGGATGTTTGTTGGGTGTGTTTTTGCCATTCAATCACAACACATAAGGGCACAGTAGTTGGTATAGTGACCACGAGGTAAGCTACGATAGCTTTGCTATGGAGAGAATTTTTGAAGTTGaggtctcttctcccctcctgacTGACTCACAATCTCAAGATGGTCAGCTAATTcagttctatgtgtaggctaaagcCTGCACTGACCTTGTGTTTAGCCAAGCTGACAGtgacagcagctagctagcataacTTGGGGATAGCTGCAGCTAGCTAGCCTATctattctgaacaaaaatataaacacaacatgcaacaatttcaaagattttactgtgtgacagttcatataaggaaatcagtcaatttaaataaattcattagggcctaatctatggatttcacatgactgggaatacatataTGCATATGCATATGAGGTGATGGCGTCGGATAactggcacaacaatgggcctcaggatcacgtcatggtatctctgtgcattcaaattgacatcaattgtgttcattgtccgtagcttatgcctacccatgCCAtaacccacaccaccaccatagggcactctgttcacaacgttgacatcagcaaatcgctcacccacacaacaccatacacgtggtctgtggttgtgatgccggttagacgtactgccaaattctctaaaatgacattggagccGGCTtagggtagagaaatgaacattcaattctctggtaagAGCTCTGGGgaacattcttgcagtcagcatgccaattgcacactccctcaaaacatgagacagctgtggcattgtgttgtctgACAAAACCGCACATTatagagtggcctttaattgtccccaggacaaggtgcactgtgtaatgatcatgccatttaatcagcttcttgatatgccacacctatcaggtggatggattattttggagaaggagaaatgcttgctaacagggatgtaaacaaaattgtgcacaacattttagaaaaTAAGCATTGTGTGCCtatggaacatttttgggatcttttatgaaacatgggaccaacactttccatgttgcgttttatattctTGTTCAGTGTAGCTAGCCGATATATCTCTGTCACAGTTATAGCAAGAACCAGTGTCTGGAATGTGTTTCATGACACTCGTTCTACAGCACCTTGCTACAAAAGTACCTTGCAACTTAGTT
The sequence above is drawn from the Salmo salar chromosome ssa05, Ssal_v3.1, whole genome shotgun sequence genome and encodes:
- the LOC106604584 gene encoding stonustoxin subunit beta-like isoform X2, yielding MSLSGGRDEEEGATEFKISLSGGRMEEEGATTSKMSLSGERDIDSVDHGGECCLKSDLKKYASDLTLDPNTAFRELSLSEQNRKVTKVRDEQPYADHPERFDFCRQVLCREGLTGRCYWEVEWSGEGADIAVTYKGINRIGDGNDCDLGFNVKSWSVHCSDDGYNAWHNDESIAIPFPSSSHSNRVGVYLDWPAGTLSFYSVSSDALIRVHTFHSTFTEPLYPGFGIWATGSSVILCQVE
- the LOC106604584 gene encoding stonustoxin subunit beta-like isoform X1, which codes for MYTCSPSLHTPGTMSLSGGRDEEEGATEFKISLSGGRMEEEGATTSKMSLSGERDIDSVDHGGECCLKSDLKKYASDLTLDPNTAFRELSLSEQNRKVTKVRDEQPYADHPERFDFCRQVLCREGLTGRCYWEVEWSGEGADIAVTYKGINRIGDGNDCDLGFNVKSWSVHCSDDGYNAWHNDESIAIPFPSSSHSNRVGVYLDWPAGTLSFYSVSSDALIRVHTFHSTFTEPLYPGFGIWATGSSVILCQVE